The genomic interval AATCATGAAAATTATTATCCAGAACTTTCTTCTAAAAAcccatctttttatttctgtacatCTAAAggaattattgttttgtttttcataaacaatATTTTTCCGAATGCCACTAAGCAACCACATGAATGTTTGGACAATATCTTTttcacaaaagcaaaaataattaaatagtcTGTGGTTCAGGAAGAGGCATGGATGGGTTATTACCCTATACTGGAGGAGTCTGTCCTTTGACCGGCAGAGTGACCGTGCTGACTGCACTTTGAAAGTCGGGCAACTGCCTGATGAGAACCCGTGTTGACACAAACCTTCTCTGGGTCCTAGACTCCTTTCTCAATGGTACACATGCGTGCCCCAAAGAAGACTCACCACAAAGGGAAGTGAGAGCTGTGCCTTCTCACCAGGAGTGCTGTGCTGGCCAGAGACAGGGCAGCCCGAGTCTCTGCACACCCAGGGGACATGCAAAGTGTCCAGGCACAGCTGTCCCCAAGAGTGCATGTGAGGCAGGTCTGATGTGGGAGGGAGACCCCATTTATTTGGATGGGGAGCACTTGGCACCCCCTAAAGAGTCACTGTGTGGGAACTGACCCTGCCCACCGAGACCACCATGTCCTCCAGACGGCTGTCCTGGGTGAGTCAGCTGGTCCCTGCCCATTCCTCCTGGGCCATTTTCCACGGGGTCCTCCCCCTcctggggaaggggctgggctTCCTCATGCTCTCCATCCTCTGAGTCAGACTCATCATTGTAGAAGTGAATAGTGGCTTGCACCGGGAAACTGGCCAGCACCCTCTCCCCGGAACTCTGCAGATATTCTTGGCGCTTTGAAATGGGTAAATAAAGTCtaatatttaagaaacaaataCAGCATTAATCAAATTGAAACAGTCCTAAAGACCACCTAGGCAATCTTTTTACCTAGAAGCAGCTAAATCCCAGCCTTCCTCTCTGATTTTGCCTTGGTCGCAGACAGTGTTTTGTATAAGGTCACCAGAACACAACTGCAGACAGAGGGTGGGAGCTGGTAACAAGCCCCACACTTGTTCAGGAATCTGAGGGAGCACACTGGTTTAGGGCAAAGGGTGTGATTTCatgaaagtaaaaggaaatgAAACAATTGAGTTCCAAGGTCAAGAGGCTCACTCTGATCCTGTGGAGGCCCTGGCTTGTCCTGGTCCTGCTGAGGTGAGGCCCCACAACCTTGGGGATTGTTGTGGTCCTTGAGTATGGAGGAAACTTGACTCTGAAACCTGGTCTAGAAGAGAAGCAGCTAATCTTTCTGGATGTTGTCACAGAGAAACTATAGAGGAGGGAGTTCacttttctaaaatagaaaatagcCATCCGAGTTATTTGTCCagtaggaaaagagagaaagtgaaaggggaaggggaaggataaaggagaatggatgaatgaaagaaaaggaaaaagaaaagaaaaaaaaagaaagagaaagagagaaagaaagagagagaggggggaagaaagggaaggaggaagggagggaaggaaggaacggagggagagagggagggagggagggaggaaagaaggaagaaaggaaggaaggaaggaaagaaggaaggaaagaaggaaggaaggaagataaggaaagaaagaaagaaagaaaagagagagagaaagaaagagaaagaaagaaagaaagaaagaaagaaagaaagaaagaaagaaagaaagaaagaaagaaagaaagaaaagaagaagaaagaagaggccctgactggttagctcagtggtagagtattggctggcatgtggaagtcccaggttcgaatcccagtcaagtcacacaggagaagcgcctatctgcttctccacccctctccctcttacttctctctttctctctcttctcctgcagccagggctcaattagagcaagttggccccaggcgctgaggatggctccatggcctctgcctccaacGCTAAAAAATGGATCCGGTTTTaactagatgggcagagcatcaccctccagtgggcttgccaggtggatcccagttagggagtatgtgggagtctgtctctgcttcctctcctctcactaaataaaatttaaaaaaaagaaaaaagagaaaatccccACTTTGGAAACCttttgataatataaatatatctgtatatttaaaaaagaaaataacacataTATAAATTTGGAATCTCTAAATTCAAGTTTTGTTAATTTAAGATTCCAGTTATATatagaaagaatttaaaataccCCCACTCTCTCAACAATCCCTTATCCTTGAATCCTTCACGATTTTGTTTCCTCTGTGGCTCTCTGAGGAACTGAGAGGCATTATCAATTGATCATTGCTTATTTGCAAAGGTGATTTCAAGTTCCCCCTTTTCAGatagaaggggaaaagggagagagaaaacaccTTGCTATAGATAATGCATGGCGATTTCAAACTTCCTAAGACTTCCAATAGACCAGTGATTTCCGACCACTAGAGGACATGTGGAAATGTCTGGGgacattatttttgttgcaacaaTTGAGCACAAGCTACTGGCAtgcagtgggtagaggccagggatgctgctaaacatacTACAATGCCCAGAACAGTCTCTAACCTCCAAAAACAAAGAATGGTCCAGTCTGAACAAACTGTCAGTAGTTGAGAAACTCTgcaacacacagaaaaaagaatatatacatatgacAGTGACATAAGCATAGTATAGAGTTTGGCCGTGTTAAAACTTGGGTGTTATGATGGAGTCCAGTAGTCTGCCTTTATCCTTGGTGGATACGTTttaagacccccagtggatgcctgaaaccacggATAGTACCAAACTCtacacatactattttttttttaccatatatacatacttaatgacaaaatttaatttataaattaagcaaagtaagagattaataactaataataaaataaaataattataacaatatactgtaataaaactaataaaaattatgcaaatggctttggggccattattaaataAAGGAAGGAATGCTTGAATTCAAGCACTGACAGTCCATCTGATAACCAGAAGGCTACATAATGATTCATTGTCGGGCAGCGTCCAGTGTGGAGccgctggacaaagggatgatgaCTCATGTCCTGGGCAGGATGAAGCAGGAAGGCACGAGATCTCATCATGATACTCAGAAGGAcgtgcaatttaaaacttgtaAGTTGTGTATTTCTGCATAAACTGAAATCTGAAAAGTGAAACTATAGGTAAGAGGAGGCCACTGTATTTACAGGTGAATTTGAATTTGTAGTCTGTCTggaattcactttaaaatattttaataacaaaaaaaaacattctaacaactatttaaaaaaaaaagagttgggagAGGGTGACAAATACGATCAGATCCGAAGAATGTTGATGATTATTGAGGCTGGCGTTGGGCACATGGGCGTTCACAATACTATTCTCTCCACTTTTGTGTATGcttaaaattttctgtaataaaaCAGTTTCTTCGGTTTTCAAGGCATGTCTCACCAGCTGCCACATTTTACCAAATCAAAATTGGGGAGCAGTAACAGAGGGTCTGTGGGAGGCAGGCCCAGGGAGGTGCTACAGGAGGAAGGATGCACACAGGACAGAGAGGGTGATATTTTCACCCGCATGCATGACAGGATCCCCTGCAGAGCCTATAAAATATAGGAACCTAGGCCCTTCAGCAGAATAAGTGTGTAAGAGCCCCAGGGGCTGCCACCCAGTGtctgtatttttaaagctttccCAGGGATCCCATGAGGATTAAAGACCACTGACAGGATGCTAGGACAGCTTCTGTGGTGCAAAAGTCACACTCTGACCAGTCTGAGGGCCTCTAAATTTCACCTTTAACAATTAGTATCCACGGGTTTGATCAAAGCTTCCCATCTCCCAGGATAAGCAGGGTAAAAATACTCTAGGGAGAGGTAGAAGCACAGACTACATTTATTCTGGTGAAGGAAATGAGAGACACAGACatggagacagaggaacagatgaAAAACCTTGAACACGAGCCACCTGCTTAAAGGGCTGGAAGGAAGAGGGATACAGTGGTGAGGGTCTTGACCCTGCCAGGCCCATGAAGGCACCCCTGAGACagagcagaggaacagctgtgGAGAGTGTCCATCTCTCACTCAGTCAACAAATAGACTTTGAAGgtctactatgtgctaggcaatATACTAACATATCccaggagagaaacagaaatgtaCCTAAGTagctaagtaaataaatagatatgcatatataatttgtaTTCAATTAAATTCAACTCAAGACATAAGATGTTATAAGAAGTAATAAACAAAAGGTATGAAGGACAGAGGGGCCATTTCCAACTTGCAGCTGAACtactgactgaatgaataaataaatggattccAGAAATTCCACAAAATGGCCTTGAATAATAGTAACTAAGTAATATTGGAGAataccaaattattttttactttgttgagCACACATGAAGTAGAAGGCATTAACATGTATTAGTACttgtattaaaagaaaataatgtatttcttaCGGTGAAGTCATGTTACCTTACAGGATGCTGAAACCCAAAGGCCCCCTTTGATCCAGAAGTTTGTTGGTCACCCCCAGGCCCAAGCTGTAAAGACAGACACATACAAGCACACACATAGTCAAGGAGCCCTGGAAGTTGCATCCTgagatttaaataaacaaaatctaagtAGCCTGCACTTGTTAGTATCAGTTGCAATTTCAGAGTCAGTTTAAACATCTTAGCAGTACTTAATAAGCCCATCTCCCTCTTACTGTCATCTGTGATATCCAGGGCACTGTGAGGGATCAAAAGATGGACAGGTGAGTCTACATAGTCTCTCAGTTCAGGTGTTTTAAGTCTAATGGGGAGAGATGTAAATTCCTCTGACTCATTAAGCTAAAGGGTGGGCAGCTTAGAAGAAGAGAGGGTGAGACCAGGAGAGCACAGTCCCTGATATCCCTTTCtaggaaattatctcctttgcaGGGCCGGCAAGTAGCCAGGAGAGCAACGGAACAGAGGTCAACAAAAGTTTAGGCtgtcgttcttttttttttccaggaagggTACGTTTACAGCTCCCAAGGGATTTAGGGGTTCCAAATAGATGGTGACTCCAATTAGGGCGGAGCCTAAGCCTTCTCTCGAATTTCTCAGTGCACAACGGAGCTCTGGAGCCGAGTTCTCCTCCTTTGTCGGCAGAGGGCGCTGTTGAGCAAGAAGCATTCCCTTCCCGCGCGGGGCTGCACTCACCTGGCGGGTGCTCCCGGAACCGCGAGTCTCTCCACCCCGCCAACTAAGCTCTTCGAAGAGCTGACCCCGGGGAAGCAGGCAGCCAGCGCTACAGCCCAGCCTACACCCCTAAAAAAATCTATGGACACAACTGCTTCATCCAGTACGCCGTGTTGACGATCAATTAAGAAGTTGCTACAGCTTAACATTTTCCCCACAGGAATGGCTTTCTCATCACAACAGGGATAAAAAACCCACGTGCTTGCCTTGTTAGGAAGTACGCTACAGTATTTCTATTCCTGCAAATGATAGGCtgcatatatactttattttaaagaaaatcagatcattGTAAACTTCtatattctctctttctcaagcACCTTGTAAGTCTTATGTTTAAGAACTTAAGATGGAATACAAAGGAaggaattatttttcattatttagacACGGCATGTATTTAATAATAATCTGGGCTACAAAATCATATGCCTTGTTAATTTGATATTTACTTgcttctttctttaaataatagTAACTGAATTCAAACTTCCATTATTcactaatttaataaaattgtctGCTTTCTTGTACCTGAGTTTCTTATCATATTCAAATAACTGCACACTAAGCCATGTGCcacataaattaaatatatggTCCTTCCTAGCCTAATTAACTTTAACATTAAAAGAAGCCatccatttatattatattttaaaatataacaaggaAAGGTAAATTCCAAGAAAGCAAGTCATTACTTCAATAAGTAGAAAGCAATTTAGTTACTGCTGCGGGAAACAAAAGACTGGTAGTGGCCATTAATCTTTGCACACAAAGCCCTCCACTGAAGTGTGTTTGCTCAGACAATATGACCTACCCTACAAGTGCTTGCAGACAGGGTTGAAAGTGCTTCAGAAAGGGCCAGACAGCGGGTGCGGGCTTTTAACCATACCTTCTGGGCACCCAGACTGGTCTCTACCCTTATTTGTACTGCGGCACCCACCCAGTGCTAATGGGCTAATGGCACACTCAGCTTTTTTCTAAGGGAGGGATAGAGGCAGCCTTTTCCTGTCTTCCTCTACCTGCTGGTTTGGGGGTTGTGGAGACACACCAACATGGAAGAAATCTCTTACAATGCCCATGAAACAACTATGCTGGAGCGGCTTTGcttttcaaaaaagaagaagcaagcaGGAGCCTGATCTATTGTGACTCAGGTCTAATAGACATTTCTTACCAGGCTCCTATCCAGACCATGTCTGCATTAGATAATCAAGGGAGGCACAGGCCAAGGCCTTTCATGGTCCCTTTATTTCCAAGATGGTGTCGTTTTCTAGCTGAACTGGTGGATTCCTGCAACACCCATGTTTCACCTTACCTGGCTTCCAGGTCTGATCTGCTCAGCATCTCGGGATGTCAGAATCCAAGGTCTCCATGGTGTGGGGCTGGAATGGGAGGGACCAGGAATGAACCCCAGCATCTTCTgctgtcttttaaaattatgtcatgagttattcttttttaaaaaaaaaataaatttattgatttgtagagagagaggaagggaaactgaaacagagaaagagacaaacatcaaacttgttccacttattaatgttTGTCATTGGTTTAATCTGTTATGTGCTCAGATGGGGGGATTAAACCCTCAACTTCAGCatgtcaggaggatgctctaaccaactgagctactctgcCAGGGCCAAGAGTTATCATTCTTATCATTTCTACTGTGTGCCTGAAAAAGGAGTCACTGGACACCCCAGAATGTCCCTCAAGTTCTCAGCCTGTGGATACACAATGCCACTGTGTTTTTAATTCCTGCCACATTCTCAGGTCTCTGCCATCACTGAGCTTTGAGAAGTCCCAAATCTGATACAACTGTCAAGGGACTCAGTAGTTGAGGAATTTCTCTCCCAGCCTGGCTGAACTCTTCAATTCAGATTCCCTCCAGCAGTGGCTACTGTGTTGCTCATTAATTTCAACCGCACCACCTGATTATTGAAAGAGCTCGACTCCACAGTGAATTCTACAGAGTTCTACCATGCACAGAGGAAGAATCGGTTTCTCCTCTCTGGCTGCTTGGCCGCTCAGGCCCTTCCACTCCTTCCGGCTAATTTGATTTCCTTAAACTTGACTACTTTGAAAAGGACTggtgcgccctggccagttgctcagtcggttagagtgcCGCCCTcaaacgccaaggttgcgggtttgatcccgggCCAGGGCACAGACGAAAagcatatgagaagcagccagtgggcacacaactaagtggaataacaaatgaatgcttctgtctctctctcactttctctctccccctcccttttcctctgtctctccaaaaatcagttttaaaaaaagggtGGTGTGGGGACTGGTGCACAGGAAAGCGATCGCTGAGTCCCAAACACAGACTGCCACCAAGACTGTTACAGTCAACGTGAAGGGATTCCCTCCCACTCACCCCGGAAAGCTCGTTAAGGGGCCCGGAGAAATCAACGTTCCAAGCCGGGTAAATTTCAGATCTACGAACGGAAGCGTTAGCCCATTTCCTTGCGCAGACCTCCTGGACATCTGCACTTCGGAGGAACTGTGGCTTGAACCGAGATGACTCTACCTCCCAGTCTCTCGCTAAGAAACCTGGGCATCGCGGCGGGATTCGGGGACTCGCGCCGGAGCATCTGGCTCCAGGAACCACGCGCCGCGCACCATTCACGCGCCCAATCAGGCGGCGGGGACACCCTCACCTCTCGGGCCCGCGCGGCAGCGGTGGCCTCTGGGGACCGTCCGCGGGGCAGTGACAGACGTGACCCCGCGCCTCCCGGGTTCCGGCCGCCGCCTCGGGTCTCATGGTGCCCGCGGACCCGCGCCCCTCTAGCGGCGGCAGCGACTCCGCGGCGCCTGGAACCGCTCAATACGGGCGCTCACCTACCCGCGCCTTGGCGCCAGGTTTAAAAACGGgggcggagaggggaggggacaagggatgtcagaaaaggggaggggacaaGAAAAACTCCTGGAAAGACTGGGGTCGGGGTAGTAGATTACCAGGAGGGGACTCGGGATGCCTGGAGGGAAGGGACAAAGGAAACCAGGGGCGGGGGTCGCCAGGAGCCCGGGCAAGGAAGCTGGGGGATGGGACGGCGGGAAGTGACAAGGGAAGCCCGGGTGGGGGACACGTGGGGGGCGTGGGCATGGGCGTTTCCTTCGGGTGTCGGGGGTCCTCCCGCCTGGGTTGGGAATGCCGGGTGATTACCAAGGGGCCTCCCCCACCCGGTGTGGGAGTGTAGGGTCCCTGGCCTCTTCTCACCCCTACGGGGTTTCCCGCGGCCCTCAGAGTTCTTATTCCTGCACGAGCTCCGTGATTCTCAAATCTAGGCTCATCTCATGTCACAGTCTTGGGGTTCTGAGGGTGACCACAGAAGCCTCTGGCCCGCGTGGACCCGCACTGCCTTCGGTGTGGATCGCGGGCGCCGAGACGCCCCGACGGCGATGCTCGATGCCGGTGGTGGGCCTCGGTGAGGAGGGCGAGATGAATAGAGCACCTTTCCCACCCATGGGCGCCTTGGGAAAGAACTTGGCTTTTTATGGGAGTGGGGTTTTCCTCGGGTTAGCCCCGGTCCCGGCTTAGACGGCACCCGGGGAGACTTCCCGGGCCTACGGGGCTCGCGAGCGGCGCCGGAGCTCAGCGGCAGGTGGGAGGAGCGCCAGTGGATCAGGGGTGATCACCTAGGAACGCGGAAGGCTGCGGGTCTGGCTTCCCGGCCCTGGCTCCGAGCTCCTCAGCACCCCTTGGACCGTTCCATCGCCAACTGGAACTCCCTTAATGTAATataaaggcttaaaaaaaaaaaatcaaagaacttAAAAATTATAAGGTTTTCACTCTCTTCTTGAAGAGTAACAGATTTGAACAATCATTAAACCTAGTTAAAggtctaaaagcttttactgatgttatcactattcaagttattttgtattttgaataatttgctacctgaaggaaagaggagggaaattaataactttttacataaaattttatacaaatgattttaaaaacactacatataacgggaggggtgggggtaggcAGGAATATTACAGGCAATTTATGTACTCTACCAAGGTAGAAAAGATTTTCTAAAGAAGATCAAACAACCAGCTATAGATGCCTAAAAATCAATGTCTTCCATGTAGCTGGTGACAATGTAATCAGTATATCTTTCTGAGAAGGTATGACAACTTATATCAGGTGCCTTTAGAATTGtgtccttttattctttcttagttctgtcttttgttttcttctgcaaAGTACAAGTTAGACCACAATGGCCAAAGCTAGGACAATCTGAGCAATGAAATAAAGTAATATGGAATTATAACCCAAAGTGTAAAATAAATACCAATGAGCTCATACTGATATCAATAAATATTGAAGAAATgagaccctggttggttggctcagtggtagagcattggtgggcatgtggaagtccctggtccattccctgtcagggtacataggactagcgaccacctgcttctccacccctctccttccccttctctctctctctctctctctctctctcttcccacctcctgcagccatggctagaatggttcaagcaagttgaggccggctccatggccttgcctcaggcactaaaatagctcaattgctgagcaatggagcagctgccccagatgggtggataCCAGTCCAGGTgattgtgggagtctgtctctttgcctcccagtctctcacttaaagaaagaggagaaagagaaggagaagaagcagaggaagaggaagaagaagaaggaagaagaagaagtgaGTAAATGGGTAGGAAAGACAAGTTTCCTCAACATAAAAGTTCCAAATAATAGATGTAGACACTCTACCCTTAAGGAGCTGTagtctagctcagtggtccccaacctttttaggccttggaccggtttaatgtcagaaaatatttttacggactggcctgtagggtgggacggataaatgcacaaaataaaactatgcgaccggcgtaaaaactgtggtatttttaaatataattgtcgaacttacgagacaagcatcaagagtgagtcttagacggatgtaacagagggaatctggtcattttttaaaaataaaacattgttcagacttaaatataaataaaatggaaataatgtaagttatttattttttctctgcagacttgtaccggtctgcggcccgggggttggggaccactggtctagctcCACAAACCAACATTAAAACCATTCACTATGCATGCTTTTGAGAAAaatgaatttaatgaaaaataaattaaaatgaaggtgttgggcaaatgagtttataaaatttgttttttgagtttgctcacttttattgttaaaaatggtgctggtctgtgaaattgctaattactgtCTTGCTTGGTAAagaccattgttatgctaatgtttgctggaggaggggtttctcaccaaaatgttttgaaaagagcagagaagaaggaagaaagagggaagggaagccatttttggagagtgagagcagagaagagagtgtGCTGAgtagaaggaagccaagatggcagggaaagagaaagcagcCAGTTTGTCCAAAgaataagaagccatgttggcagatggggatccAGAGTGgcgaggggcttttgtgagctctactgaggctggtgggggcctttgattctaggaaaaactggagaagattctcctggttgtggaactggaggatgtgtcagtagctttgtgagctctgagtgaaagggaagtacttttccctgtgtgtttgttcgTTGGCTGGtatgagtcttgaataaaggaatggcccaccaggttttggctccattgtttctttaccatctgccaaaTGTAATGGAAACCtgaatgtgaatggccatgatggcggcggcCACTGGTCATACAGAAggtattgtgggtttttttttctgaggtcaTTCTGCAGttagaataattaaaatacagtaaaagaaATACACTGCTGTTGAGATAATTGGGAATTCAATGAACTTttgtgttataatttttaaaaacttaattttttaaagagagaagcatcaatttgttcttccatttatttatgcattcattggttgattcttgtacatgcttagactggggcttgaacccacaaccctatcgtatcaggacaatactctaacctaCCAAGGTAATTACTTCTTAAACCTTTGGGAGTCCAAGGAAGATCTTTATGAGAGGAAGTAATTTGGCAAAAGGTAAAGAAATCTTAAGGAACTCTTAATTAGGCCCATGTTTTATAAACTGGGAAAAACTGCCTAACTTCAAGCATGTGCATTTCTGCCTGGGAGGTGAGGTGGGAAATAGATAAAATGGAGGTACTATTCCTTGCTCTGctctctttcattaaaaattatttttcttatgctgACTTTCAACCGTTGCTTAGGAACAAAGAGTAGAGATGTTAACTCTCAGGGTTTCCGGCTTGCCTAGAAGGAGGATACTGAAAGTCAAAACATCTCAGAGGGcagaatatttttacataaacagTGTTGAAGACTAGCAGGGAAGaccatttcctttccctctgtttAGGCAAATCCTGCTTCCTGTTAATCCACTCTGCAAAGTGCTCTGCAGCTGGGAAAGCTGATTCAGAAGCTATGAGATGTTGTTATTGCTGTTGATATTGTTACttgataaaatttttttagaacttttaaaattgattttatatatatagagagagatgcAGGAACATCAgcctgttcctttatgtgccctgactgaggattgaactggcaacctctccacttcagggcaatgctctaaaagattttttagagacaaaaaaaaagtccatagGTATAAGATATATTTGGTATtcttgttttgaaagaatttatttttaaaaattgtggtaagatataaacaacataaaatttccattctaaccattttttaagtattttgaaatatataggtCAGTGGCATTAGGTACGTTCATATTGTTGTGCAGGTGTCACACCACctgtctccagaactttttcacctTCCTACACTGAAACTGTATCCATAAAACTATAACTACTATTTCTCCTGCCCTCTGCCCCGATcacctttattttgcttttgttgtgtgACTTTGATTATTCTAGAgatctcatataaatggaattatatagtatttgtcttcttGTGAATGGCTGATTTCATTAGCATAacgtcctcaaggttcattcacgttgtagcatgtgtcagactttccttccttttcaaggctgaatattattccattgtatgtatgtaccacattttgtttatctattcatctgatGAGGGATGCTAGagttgtttccatcttttggaTACTGTGAATCATGCTGCTATAGGCAGTGCTCATGTGAgttcctgctttcagttcttttgggtatatactcaGAAGTCAAACTGCTAGCTTAAATATATTTGGTTTTGAATAATTATCTTAAAGCTTGAGTTTgcttttggaaaaaagaaaacttttgaaCATGAAATTTGTATTCAAAGTGTTAAAGATGGAGGAAATGGTAGCACTTAGATCATTGTCAAATGAAATGTCCAGGCTTAGGGTCACGATGACCTTCTGCTTCTATTCTGATAGGTTGAAATTCAGACCCTTCCTGTTTCATCAGCCTCTCAGGGTTTTCATGGTGTTGTGAGGGagatatatatacactttttggtgtaaatatatatacactttttgttttatatatattttaatggaacaagaaaaggaatggagaatataAGGAGAAAAGCAGGACAATCCTCAGCTTTTATGGCTCCCAGAAATGTACAATAAGTTTTTCCTTAAACTTtgatgtaaaaatgaataaacttgcCCAATTTCTGCCCAGTCTCTCTGATGAAGACTGAGGATACATCCAGAGACTGAGTGTAACTTTTAACTAAGGGTTTGCAACCTTTTGAGTGGTCTCCACCGGTCAGCTCAATTAGGTGGGACAAGACGCACACCTAGAACAGGCACCAGGTCTTTACTGTCACCAGCAGGCATGTGGTTGGGGAGAGTGTCCCCCCCAAGGACTGGTGTGGTATGCCTATAGGTGCATGAAGATGGATGGGGTTCTGTCCCCAAGGACATGACCTGAGATCATCATACAAGTCCTTGAGATATCTGGATGCTTATTTTTCTGCTGGCATGAGTGCAGCCTGGGTGGATCGTCTGATCCCTGGTCCCAGTCCTTTCTGATATTCCTGTGGCCTGTTCTGGCCCTGCCGCTGCCTGGACTTCAGTCCTGTTCCTCTGATCTCACAGATTTGGCATCTctgctttgtttgttcttttgctctttttcacAAACACTGTCATACACTGTGATATTGTGttgaaatatatactgctcacaaaaattaggggatattttataacttcatattcattttgaaatatcccgtaatttttgtgagcagtatacatttgGTCT from Saccopteryx leptura isolate mSacLep1 chromosome 2, mSacLep1_pri_phased_curated, whole genome shotgun sequence carries:
- the RIPPLY3 gene encoding protein ripply3, yielding MRPEAAAGTREARGHVCHCPADGPQRPPLPRGPESPTPWRPWILTSRDAEQIRPGSQLGPGGDQQTSGSKGAFGFQHPVRLYLPISKRQEYLQSSGERVLASFPVQATIHFYNDESDSEDGEHEEAQPLPQEGEDPVENGPGGMGRDQLTHPGQPSGGHGGLGGQGQFPHSDSLGGAKCSPSK